In Lolium rigidum isolate FL_2022 chromosome 3, APGP_CSIRO_Lrig_0.1, whole genome shotgun sequence, the genomic window GGCCCTCCGCGTTATTGTCACGGCCCCAGATCGAGCTGCTCGACCGGGTGCTGGCCACGAGCGCGCCAATGGCGGGGCGGGCACCGACGGGCGGAGGGGAACCATACGACTAGCGGTGAGGACGCCGACACGGGGTCACGCGGTGGAGGTGGCTCAGCGGGTCCTAGTGGTCGTCGCGAAGCCCGCTCCGGCCACCTGCGCGCACGGTGAAGGGGATTGCCTTATTCCTTCGGTTTACTTTGCAATTTAGCCCCTTCTTAGTTATTTTCTCACTTTATCTCAGATTTTTTGTTATTCTCCTATAAACAGTTAGGAGGCTGACAAATGGGCTCCACTACTTGCCGCGTCAGCAAAATACGACTCTCTACCCACACCGGTGACCGAGATGAGCCGTGCGTCATCTTCAGTTACCGTATATTGTGTATTCCTACGTATGATGATGGATGCGGGCAAGGGAGCCAAGTTTGGGTACTCGTGATGTGTTTTACTCTTTATTCTGTCAAGATACGGTGGCAATGTTTTTTAATCTACTGAATTCCTTCTAGTCATGTTGCTTTTCCTCTTCCGCGCTCTTCTCCTCCGGCAGCGGTCGGAGGGGAGAGGTGCGGGGTGACCTAGTCGGTCCTATAGGTACAAGGGTTAGTTTTAGGTTGTGTTTTGACCCTATGGCATTTGCCTTGTTGCCGCTATGAAGCTTCCATGGCGTCAGCAAACGGGGCCAAGATTTTGCTAGGTCTTCTCTCCGGTTGGCGGACATGAGCACATTTAGTCTACAAGATACGCTTATGTTTCTGAATCTGTTGAATTCTTTTTAATCATGCCCCTTTTCCTCCTCCGTCTCATCCTCATTCGGTAGATGGAGAGGAGAAGGGCGGGGTGGCCGGGTCGCTCCCGTAGGTACTACTAGGGTTAGGTCTAGGTTGTGTTTTGCTCATGTGGCCTTTGGCTTCTAGCCACTATGAAGCTCTCCCATGGCGTCTGCGAGCGGCGTTAGGATTTTGCTAGGCTTTCTGTCTGGGTTAGGTCATGGCGACCATGAGCAGATCTGGCTAGAACTTCTGTATTAAGCTCGTCCGTAGGGGAGCACTTGTTCATGGCGATCTAGAGTACCTTCTCTTTCTTCCTCGCCATCGTGGTGGTGGAAGGAGAAGTCAGAAGGACCTAATATCTGATACACATGGATCTGGAGCTAtgtgggaagaagatgaagttgcACCTGCGGGAGTTTGTTTGGAGATCAACCTAGTGGCGCTACTACGGTCGTTGTCGTCCTACCACTGTTTCTTATGGCCGAAGGGCAACCTCTATGCATCACGATGCCATCCAAATATCAGCCTCGACATGTTCAAAGCCGCATCGATTCCTTCCTCCTAGGCTAGAGCCATTTGGAGGCAACCGACTTTCTACCAAGCTTCAGGCATCTCCATAGCCCCAAGTGGTTTGTTCGCAGTGGTGTTTAAGATGGCTCAAGTGTGAAGATTGCGCACAAGCGTGGAGGATGACCCAACTACTTTTCGTGTTCTTAGATGTAGGCCCTTTTTATAAATCTCAAGGACTATGTTGTAGCTTTTGTTTATTTCTAGTTATTTGTACTTGTACCACGCCGCTTTAACATATGCAGCTAGGGGTTTGCAAAACCGATACTGTAGGAAACCACTAAAACAGCTATAGGCATTTAATTCATTTCCTTTCACAAACCTACATATTTTTTTCAGCTTAGTACAAATTTGAACTAAGCTAAAACCGGTAGAACCGTGACATCCATTTTTTGCCCGCAGCGCCTTCGCTTGTTTTTTTAGCCCCCTTCCAGTCGCAGCAGCACTGCAGCAGTGCCACACCCACACCCTCGGCCTCTTGCGTATTGCCACACCAGTATCTCACTGCTTGGGCCTGACTTCAGCACAGTACGAAATCACCGTGGCCGGGCTGCACTGCTCGTACGGTCCTACGAGTACATGTGACCCACCCCAGCTTGATGGGTCTATACCGTGAACACGGCCCAGTTGGCCTGTTCCCGGCCCCAGTTGTGGCAAGGAGACACTCACCGTTGCATTCTGGCAGCCGCAGTCCCGTCATGCATGGTCGTGGCGCTGCGCGCGCTGCCGTGCGGCAAAGATCTCTGTGGTATGGCTGAGGAGGACGGTGCTCGTGTTTGTGGTTGCTAGGCCCTAGAACACAATCATATTGACCAATGGCTTGATTCTGGCAGGGGATTGACGTGTTTGCCTTCCATGGAATAGAGAACATAAAGGAGAAACAAGATGTTACACCGTGTGGAATCCTACCTGGATCGGAAATGCAATAATTAGATGCTTGTCTTCTTACGGGCATCTTCACCAACGCGACCCAAATGGCACCGGGCCTTTCAAAACGGTCTGCGCGGACTGGCTAACCGGTCACGCAAGTTCTAGTGACGCGACTCAAATAGACTAACCCATCCGCGTGTCCCACCCGCACGTGCCGCGGGCCCTTATGGCAACGACTGAGGGTAGAACCGATAGCAGCAACCACGACCAATGGCGAGGTTACATCATCTGGAACCAGGGTGTACCAAGGGTGCCACAACAGATATAAAACAAATTTAGGGGGTGCATATGTGGTGGAAAGTTGATGTTTTACAAATAAATTTTTTTCTAGGGGGTGTCCAGTGCACCATGGTAGCTGGTCGTGGATCCTTTGCTTGACCAAGACCATCAAAATCGTCCCTGACCACCGCCTTAGCTTCTACGattgcggtgatgtcgatggcgcTAGGATGTTGCGCGGTCATTGGTAGTCTGCTCTACTTTTACTGCCTGGCACACGATCGTCGTCCCTACAACATCGCCATCGCCTGCAAACCAGCGTCTCTACTACAAGCTCCCCGCCGATGAAGATGCCCAATTAGTTGAAGAAGAccaccaacgaccacgaggcgggGTCATCGTAGTCCTGCCGCCACCTCGTCGTAACCCTAGGCGCGCCCAGAATCTGGCGCCACCTCCATAGTTTTTCCTAGTTTCTATCTTTTTTACATATttatatgtaaattatgtttgaattaatggcatatttttttaaaaaaaatcacgcGCTTCAAAAGATTTTTACtgtaattgaattcaaattttaattGTCGTATGTATGGCAAACGAACTGTTACCCACATTCTGTCTACCAAAACAAATCAAATAAGTCCCGTTTTAGGTAGCCCGCCACACACGGCCTGGCCATCCGTTGGATTTCTCCGCACGCCTCAAAAAGGTCGAGATCTGACCGTATATCGGAATTCGGAAGCAAAGCTCGTCCGCCACGCCGGAGGCACGCCCTGGGTTCAAGTCCGGCCCACCACGCCCGCACTCCGATGCCGGATCGCGCACAGATCCCCACCGGATCCAGATGCGCACAAGTATCCACAGGTCAGAGCCACGACTGCTGCAAAGCCCGTAGTAGAACCAGAGCTCAGCACACCCAGCTCCCGCCCGTCGCCGTCGAACACCACGGTCCAGCCGCCCCCATCATCCGACTCCCGTCGCCTCAAATCTCACCACACCCGCGCAGCCGCAGCAGTACCCAACTCAGAACCCAGccacgccgcccgccgccgccgccgaggcgccGCGCCCGGGCCGGAAGCAGCCAGCCAGCCAGAGCCATGGCCGGCTCCGAGCAgcgcgtcgtcgccgtcatcatgGTCGGCGGCCCCACCAAGGGTGACCAGATCCGCCCTCTCCCCCCTCCACGCCCCCTCTGATCGTCTCTGACTGTTTGCTGCTGCAGGCACGCGGTTCCGGCCGCTGTCGCTCAACGTGCCCAAGCCGCTCTTCCCGCTCGCCGGCCAGCCCATGGTGCACCACCCCATCTCCGCCTGCCGCCGCGTACGCCCCCTCTGCTTCGCCTTCGCCTTGCAATCTGGGTTCAGTTCGCACTGTGCGGCTCGTGTCAGAGAATTAATTGACCCCGTTTTCGATCCCAACTGCTGCAGATCCCCAACCTGGCGCAGATATACCTCATCGGCTTCTACGAGGAGCGGGAGTTCGCGCTCTACGTCTCATCCATCTCCAACGAGCTCAGGATCCCCGTCAGGTCAGCTTCCTTTCAATTCACTTTCAAATTCATGTCAGTTCAGGACTTAGCCGCATCGAGGTTTGGATTGCGGTGAACTGCCATTGACGTGTCTGCTATTTGATTATAGGTACCTGAGAGAGGACAAGCCGCACGGGTCCGCCGGGGGCCTCTACAGCTTCAgggattacatcatggaggacagTCCGGTAATGCCATTGACTTCCTTTGTTTAAATTGTGCAAATTGAACTAGTCTTTTGGCCCCTTGCATTTAGTTGTTCAGTTCAAATCGTAGCGGATTGCATCGATCCAGGCTGTTTCATTGAGATTTGGGATGATCCAATGGCCTGGGTTTTGCTGGTATCTACTTTGCTCTGCTGGGTTGGATTAAGGAAACTCTTCTGTTTTTGCAGTCACACATTGTTTTGCTCAACTGCGATGTCTGTTCAAGCTTCCCCCTGCCCGAAATGCTCGGTACGTTGCCAAGTAGCTCAACCTAGGACTGCTCATTGTAAATTAACAGTGTTTGTTTTGTTGGATACTGACCACTAAATGTATCACCATCTCATTGTTGCAGAGGCCCATAAAAGGTACGGTGGAATGGGCACTTTGCTAGTCAATAAGGTGCGAGAACAACCTAGTACAAACTTTCATATTAGTCTTCAAAATACCGACAACCAGAGTTCTAAGAGTATTCTCATGCATAACACTATCCCCAATATCTTTCCCAGGTATCTGCAGAGTCAGCTAACCAGTTTGGCGAGTTAGTAGCCGATCCTGAGACAAACGAACTATTGCACTATACGGAGAAGCCAGAGACTTTTGTGAGTACACAGTGCTGGTTATTTGATTTTTTGGTTTGGTCTTATATTTTCCATTTGGAGACTTATGCGTCTTATTTAGCTTTCAGATTATTTTGGCACAACTAGTTGTTCCTGATAAGTAAATAGCTTAGCTCTAATGCATTTTATGCATGTGTAGGTCAGTGATCTCATCAACTGTGGTGTATATATATTTACACCCAATATCTTCAATGCCATCGAGGATGTCCTAAAACAGAAGAAAGACAGAGGTATTATGTCCAGTAATATTACAGCAgtattttctttttaaattgccTGTTTGTTGAAATATATCGTCCATGCTTATTTATCACTCTACATCATGGAAATGTCAAACATCTCTGACATGCTCAAAACTCACATAGCGAACAAGACATTCTTATTTCTTCAGCTCTAAATTTTGCAAAAACTCGTATTTTCCTACGCTTCCATGAGGCATGTTTTCTTTTTGCTGCTGCCATCAGTTAAACCATTAGTAAAAAAGGTTTGACTGATCCGATTGACCTAATATTCTGGCAGCTTGGTGAGATCAAAATTTGAGAAAGTACATTCCTTCTATTCGGTtaatatttttttctttattcttGTCTTGTTTATCTGAAGGGCACTTTCTATTCAGAGCACAAAACTTAATCCCTTTTAATGCCATTTCAGCTAATATTCGCCGTGTATCTAGCTTCGAAGCTCTTCAATCTGCAATGAAGTATGTGTCGATGATATattcttctcttccttttcctccATATTTATTTGGTTATTTCTCAGTTAATTTGAATTTGATTAATTTTTATGCATGGTAACCTTTTGGTTTCTATTTCAAAGAATAGGCAGTAGCACTACCATGTTAATGCATTATTACCAGGAAATTGAGTGTGAAATGCGATAAATCTGTTGAATTTTTAAGCCTTAACCTGTAATACAAATATCTTGGAGCATATTTTGTCAAACAGAACTTCATCAATACACTGATCTTTCTAGCAAATCAGTTGCTCATTAGATGGATGAAATTTACTACTAATGAATTCCTCATACTGATAAGTTTGATGCCTGCTACTGTTATCCTCTTAGTGATTTTTGGTAGTGTCACACTGTCACTTTAGTAATGAAAGTGCTAACCATCTTGTTCCTATTCATGTGTGGCACCTCCAAAGATTTTCCCTTTATGTTTTAAAGAAAGCTAAGTTCAGGGAACATGGGGTGCTACCATGATCCCAGCACAATAAAGATGCTTTCTGGCATGATCCTTTGTTTTCTTGAAGGCATCACAAACCTTTGTTAAGGTCCCAGTGAGGATAGTGCAGTGAAGTATAAATCATAGAATATGCCTTACGCGTTCATCATATCCATGCAACAAAAGAGAAGACCTGTAGGAGGGCTAATTGGCCATGCTACCTTGATGGATTTTAAAAAGATAGAACACTTTCTTCTACTAGTGTTGACCTGATCAAGAGCTTCCATTGAGGCGATCCCAAAGTAGTTACTGAATACTTAATATCTTGTGTTAATTCTCAACAGGGCACTTCCGGCAGATTATGTTAGGTTAGATCAAGATATTTTATCCCCTCTAGCAGGAAAGAAGGAACTTTACACATACCAGACACTTGATTTTTGGGAACAGATAAAGACCCCAGGGTAAATATTGTTCTTAGTGGTTCTCTTTCTAATCTTGAAATGGTTGAGTAACCAGTGTTGCATCTATGTACAGGATGTCTTTGAGATGCTCTGGTCTATATCTTTCCCAGTTTCGCCATACCTCTCCTCATCTTTTAGCCTCTGGAGATGGCAAAAAGAGTGCCACTATTATAGGCGACGTGTACATCCATCCATCTGCAAAGGTGCATCCAACTGCAAAGGTGACATCTGGTTCTTCAACACACCTTGACTAGATTGTGATATTTCGTGATGTCTGATATTCTTCACATAGTTAGTGATGCTTTTATTATTTTGTTCTCCATCTGTATACAGATTGGTCCCAATGTCTCATTATCAGCAAATGCACGCATTGGAGCGGGTGCCAGGCTTATCAATTGCATCATTCTAGATGATGTTGAAATTATGGTTAGTTTTTCTCTGTTTACGAAGAGATAACCTACATTTAGGCACCTGTATCTCATATAATTCCTTTGGTTGCAGGATAATGCAGTTGTTATACATTCAATAGTGGGTTGGAAGTCAACAATAGGAAAATGGTCACGTGTACAGGCAAGATTTCCTATTAATGGCTTATCTATCTATAAACAAATTATGACAACCCTATTACTGCCAGTCCAGTCTTTTTCTGGGTGGATCACGTAACAATGTACTCTTTTGAATACAGGGTGAAGGTGACCACAATGCCAAACTTGGTATCACCATTCTTGGTAAGACCCCTACCCAGATGATATCTTGTTATCTTCTCATAAAAATATTGTGATAATATGCTTTACATGGGGGTAGTTCATTTGCTTGATTTTTGACATTCTATCAAAATGCAGGTGAAGCCGTTGATGTTGAAGATGAAGTAGTTGTAACTAACAGCATTGTGCTCCCAAATAAAACTCTCAATGTTAGTGTGCAAGAGGAGATCATCCTATAAAACACCATTCATTATTCATATTTATATTTAATCGCAAATAAGGTCTTCATACCGGACATGTAATTTCCCAGTTTTCTTCTTTGTTTCCTCCATGTAAGCTCCCATTAGATTGAGATCATTAGTCTGTACTTAGCCTTCGATACAATATGGTGTAATTTTGTTTACCATTCTGGTGTCAATTTTACGGATGTAGAAACTATACAAACAGATCACAGCATTTTTTGTTTGCTGAGAATGGAAGTTCTTAAATTTGGATCGAACatgagccggtgccggtgctgtaTTTTTGGAGATGGCAATTGTCTTTTCAATTAAATCGGCTTTTGTATATGGCTGCATATAATGGCAAGCTAACAGATTCTTTTGATGGGCACACAGTTGCATGCTTCAGTTAACCTCCATACATAAACTgtcttgtttttttttcctttttggaaataagTTCATCAGCCATCAGTGCTCTCATCAGGCACAATAGATTCAACAAAATCCGGTAAGGAAATGCCAAAACACATTATGATTTGCACTGTAACTTCATACTGAATATTGTTGACTATGGCACCATCTTCCATCTACTGTACAGACTAGTTCGAGCTGCATACCATACCAAAATGCTCTATCTCTTGTACAAACTCGTTCCAGTCACACATCACATCAAAATATCAAATGCAGCTGGAACATTCTCACAAACTATTTACTAAACTGATTCTGCAACGGTCTATCGTGGACAGGAAGCGATAATAATGTCTGCACGAACCTGCATTCTACTAACACTACAAAATCTCCATCGCCTGCAAAAAAAATTGTGACAGCACTTCTGCCTTTCACTGTTTGATGTCCTTGAGGAATTTCTCGGGGATTTTTCGTGGTGAAGCCATTGCCGACACACTCTCAAGCTGTACAATGATCAAACAaacaaattgaaacaaaaaacttTTCATGACAAAGCCAAAATAGCAGAGAAAGCCAATCTCACCTCAGAATGACTATACTTGAGTTTTATGGCTTCTTCTTCCAAGCCTGGGTACCTTCCAATCAACTGCAACTCATGTATCGTCAAGATGCAACAGTCTAGATCAGAGACCTTGTAGCCCGTTTTTCGTTGCAGCGTCAGGTTCTGGAGAATAAACACAAAGCTAATGCCAGAAAATGATAAAGCATAATGCAGATTCAGCCAACTAATATTGATGTCATCTTACCCAAGGACGGTTTTTTGGGCTGATTGTGAACCTGGCCAAAAAAAGGCAGGCAGCAGCAACAAGTGATGGCTTGAACAATGTGCAGTCATAGTCCAGCAAGCTTAATTCCGCAAGGTAGCTACACATAAACTCCAGCGTTTTTGCTTTTGCACGCTAAGGTTTGAAGAGGGGGACACATTATAGTAAAGAACATTAAGTAAATAAATGGCAGGTGCAGCAAAAGATACTTACATCGCCTCGACGGCACATAGTTATGTATCTCCTACAACAGAC contains:
- the LOC124701751 gene encoding mannose-1-phosphate guanyltransferase alpha-like; this translates as MAGSEQRVVAVIMVGGPTKGTRFRPLSLNVPKPLFPLAGQPMVHHPISACRRIPNLAQIYLIGFYEEREFALYVSSISNELRIPVRYLREDKPHGSAGGLYSFRDYIMEDSPSHIVLLNCDVCSSFPLPEMLEAHKRYGGMGTLLVNKVSAESANQFGELVADPETNELLHYTEKPETFVSDLINCGVYIFTPNIFNAIEDVLKQKKDRANIRRVSSFEALQSAMKALPADYVRLDQDILSPLAGKKELYTYQTLDFWEQIKTPGMSLRCSGLYLSQFRHTSPHLLASGDGKKSATIIGDVYIHPSAKVHPTAKIGPNVSLSANARIGAGARLINCIILDDVEIMDNAVVIHSIVGWKSTIGKWSRVQGEGDHNAKLGITILGEAVDVEDEVVVTNSIVLPNKTLNVSVQEEIIL